In the Mytilus trossulus isolate FHL-02 chromosome 1, PNRI_Mtr1.1.1.hap1, whole genome shotgun sequence genome, one interval contains:
- the LOC134694127 gene encoding uncharacterized protein LOC134694127 isoform X2 has translation MKLEISAVCLLYIIVAVCGTSVQIYTFGKDCSVLLEKVNEDERFIAEYYGEKEIDSWCDYMSFNGRDSGYMNEYKICITPLVYEDPDCAVELTYRKSYDGTPLKTYTCDDKPTTKYCGEQDEYMYIYLTEKNNNRQNVEVKLQINAVMTYNYFRTIGIIIGCVVGGIILICVIVGVIICYTCRGRRSAGQVMNPGTGISMAQYQSPTASYPSQPTGNYASPPGSYPNQPTGNFTVQPTGGYPSQQTGNDTSNTQSEPAFTGNSYNSPPPAYTDVSKT, from the exons ATGAAACTCGAAATCTCAGCTGTATGTCTACTCTATATTATTGTAGCAGTATGTGGAACCAGTGTGCAAATAT ATACATTTGGAAAGGACTGTTCTGTGCTCCTTGAGAAGGTTAATGAGGATGAACGGTTCATTGCTGAATACTATGGGGAAAAAGAAATAGACAGCTGGTGTGATTATATGTCGTTTAATGGGAGAGATAGCGGCTATatgaatgaatataaaatctGTATAACACCGTTAGTGTACGAGGACCCTGATTGTGCAGTAGAGTTAACATACAGGAAGAGTTATGATGGTACACCATTAAAG acatATACATGTGATGACAAACCGACAACGAAATATTGTGGAGAACAAgatgaatatatgtatatttatttaactgaaaaaaacaataatcgTCAGAATGTTGAAGTGAAACTGCAAATTAATGCTGTTATGACCTACAATT ACTTTAGAACCATAGGTATTATAATAGGATGTGTAGTTGGTGGCATTATATTAATTTGTGTTATCGTCGGAGTTATTATATGTTACACATGCAGAGGACGAAGATCAGCTGGACAAGTTATGAACCCAGGAACCGGAA TATCAATGGCTCAATATCAGTCCCCTACTGCATCGTATCCATCACAACCAACTGGAAATTATGCATCACCACCAGGCAGTTATCCAAATCAACCAACAGGAAACTTTACAGTCCAACCAACAGGAGGTTATCCGTCACAACAAACCGGAAATGATACCTCTAATACCCAATCTGAGCCTGCATTTACAGGCAACTCATACAATTCTCCTCCACCAGCCTACACAGATGTTTCAAAAACGTAG
- the LOC134694127 gene encoding uncharacterized protein LOC134694127 isoform X5, which translates to MSFNGRDSGYMNEYKICITPLVYEDPDCAVELTYRKSYDGTPLKTYTCDDKPTTKYCGEQDEYMYIYLTEKNNNRQNVEVKLQINAVMTYNYFRTIGIIIGCVVGGIILICVIVGVIICYTCRGRRSAGQVMNPGTGISMAQYQSPTASYPSQPTGNYASPPGSYPNQPTGNFTVQPTGGYPSQQTGNDTSNTQSEPAFTGNSYNSPPPAYTDVSKT; encoded by the exons ATGTCGTTTAATGGGAGAGATAGCGGCTATatgaatgaatataaaatctGTATAACACCGTTAGTGTACGAGGACCCTGATTGTGCAGTAGAGTTAACATACAGGAAGAGTTATGATGGTACACCATTAAAG acatATACATGTGATGACAAACCGACAACGAAATATTGTGGAGAACAAgatgaatatatgtatatttatttaactgaaaaaaacaataatcgTCAGAATGTTGAAGTGAAACTGCAAATTAATGCTGTTATGACCTACAATT ACTTTAGAACCATAGGTATTATAATAGGATGTGTAGTTGGTGGCATTATATTAATTTGTGTTATCGTCGGAGTTATTATATGTTACACATGCAGAGGACGAAGATCAGCTGGACAAGTTATGAACCCAGGAACCGGAA TATCAATGGCTCAATATCAGTCCCCTACTGCATCGTATCCATCACAACCAACTGGAAATTATGCATCACCACCAGGCAGTTATCCAAATCAACCAACAGGAAACTTTACAGTCCAACCAACAGGAGGTTATCCGTCACAACAAACCGGAAATGATACCTCTAATACCCAATCTGAGCCTGCATTTACAGGCAACTCATACAATTCTCCTCCACCAGCCTACACAGATGTTTCAAAAACGTAG